In Geminocystis sp. NIES-3709, a single genomic region encodes these proteins:
- the cobO gene encoding cob(I)yrinic acid a,c-diamide adenosyltransferase yields MSIVLTDDEYKRKMQRRKEIQDQRLASMKNDKGLIVVHTGNGKGKTTAALGMVIRSLGHGYKVAIVQFIKGAWQPAEKEVLEKWSDQLEFYAMGEGFTWETQDRERDILAATKAWDKAKDFILNSEYKLILLDEINIALKLDYLNIEEVLKILEQKPEDTHVILTGRGAKSELIEMADLVTEMKLIKHPFKEQGIKAQAGIEF; encoded by the coding sequence ATGAGTATTGTCCTAACTGATGATGAATATAAGCGTAAAATGCAACGCCGTAAAGAAATTCAAGATCAACGTTTAGCTAGTATGAAAAATGATAAAGGCTTAATAGTTGTTCATACGGGTAATGGTAAGGGTAAAACTACCGCCGCTTTAGGTATGGTAATTCGATCGTTAGGTCATGGTTACAAGGTTGCGATCGTTCAATTCATTAAAGGTGCATGGCAACCAGCAGAAAAAGAAGTATTAGAAAAGTGGTCAGATCAGTTAGAATTTTATGCGATGGGAGAAGGCTTTACATGGGAAACTCAAGACAGAGAAAGAGATATTTTAGCGGCGACTAAAGCATGGGACAAAGCGAAAGATTTTATTCTTAACTCTGAATATAAATTAATTTTATTAGATGAAATCAATATCGCTTTAAAGTTAGATTATTTAAACATAGAAGAAGTGTTAAAAATCTTAGAACAAAAACCAGAAGACACTCATGTTATTTTAACAGGTAGAGGAGCAAAATCTGAGTTAATAGAAATGGCAGATTTAGTAACAGAAATGAAGCTCATAAAACATCCTTTTAAAGAGCAAGGAATTAAAGCACAGGCAGGAATAGAGTTTTAA
- a CDS encoding lysophospholipid acyltransferase family protein: MDKKNFGWSLTQRDSKTIEQLMPFWEFLYKYYFRVETSGWENIPEGQVLLVGSHNGGIAAPDMVMMMYDWFKRFGTDRLAYGLMHPLAWTAYQSLTNVAAKTGAIRANPKMAIAAIEKGATILVYPGGAEDVFRPYTERNKIKLVGRKGFIKLALRYSLPIVPLISKGAHESIVVLGDLYEQAKELNKRGLFPWIFDLDPKIFPIYLGLPWGLALGPLPNIPLPIPMTTRVCPPIYFDRYGIEASKDKDYLTECYDLVVNSMQKELDRLYS, from the coding sequence ATGGATAAAAAAAATTTTGGTTGGTCATTGACGCAAAGAGATTCTAAAACCATAGAACAGTTAATGCCTTTTTGGGAATTCCTTTATAAATATTATTTTCGAGTAGAAACCAGTGGTTGGGAAAATATCCCCGAAGGACAAGTTTTATTAGTCGGTTCTCACAATGGCGGTATCGCCGCACCTGATATGGTTATGATGATGTATGATTGGTTTAAACGCTTTGGAACCGATCGTTTAGCTTATGGTTTAATGCACCCTCTCGCATGGACTGCTTATCAAAGTTTAACCAATGTCGCCGCTAAAACTGGAGCCATTCGTGCTAATCCTAAAATGGCGATCGCTGCTATTGAAAAAGGAGCTACTATCTTAGTATATCCAGGGGGTGCAGAAGATGTATTTCGTCCTTACACAGAAAGAAATAAAATAAAATTGGTTGGCAGAAAAGGTTTTATCAAATTGGCGTTGCGGTATTCTTTACCGATTGTACCGTTAATTTCTAAAGGCGCCCATGAAAGTATTGTGGTGTTAGGAGATTTATATGAACAAGCAAAAGAGTTGAATAAGAGAGGTTTATTTCCTTGGATTTTTGATCTCGATCCCAAAATTTTTCCTATTTATTTAGGTTTACCTTGGGGTTTGGCTCTTGGCCCTTTACCCAATATACCATTACCTATTCCTATGACAACTAGGGTTTGCCCTCCTATTTATTTCGATCGTTATGGAATAGAAGCTAGTAAAGATAAAGATTATCTTACGGAGTGTTATGATCTTGTGGTTAATTCCATGCAAAAAGAGCTAGATAGGTTATATTCTTAA
- a CDS encoding RNA polymerase sigma factor, RpoD/SigA family has translation MSTAKITARINEIDKRKVSTVDMVRTYLQEIGKVPLLSHEQEIVFGKQVQQMMTLQNIKQELAKDLNREPSIEEWATAVDKTPDEIKKITHQGKRAKQKMIEANLRLVVAIAKKYQKRNMEFLDLIQEGSLGLERGVEKFDPTKGFKFSTYAYWWIRQAITRAIAQQARTIRLPIHITEKLNKIKKTQRELSQKLGRSPSPNEIAVALELEPSQIREYFSIARQPISLDVKVGDNQDTELSELLEDDGISPDSYITQELMRQDLHKLLGELTPQQQQVVKLRFGLEDGKELSLAKIGQRMNISRERVRQLEQQALAHLRKKRSSVKEYIVAS, from the coding sequence ATGTCCACCGCTAAAATTACCGCTAGAATAAACGAAATTGATAAAAGAAAAGTCAGTACAGTAGATATGGTGCGTACCTATCTGCAAGAAATCGGTAAAGTTCCTCTTTTAAGTCATGAACAGGAGATTGTTTTTGGAAAACAAGTACAACAAATGATGACTTTGCAGAATATCAAACAAGAATTAGCCAAAGACTTAAATAGAGAACCTAGTATAGAAGAATGGGCTACTGCTGTTGATAAAACTCCTGATGAAATCAAAAAAATTACTCATCAAGGTAAACGTGCCAAGCAAAAAATGATTGAAGCCAATCTGCGATTAGTAGTGGCGATCGCCAAAAAATATCAGAAAAGAAATATGGAGTTTTTGGATTTAATCCAAGAAGGAAGTCTTGGTTTAGAAAGAGGAGTGGAAAAATTCGATCCCACAAAAGGCTTCAAGTTCTCTACTTATGCTTATTGGTGGATTCGTCAAGCTATTACCCGTGCCATTGCACAACAAGCAAGAACTATTAGACTGCCTATTCATATTACCGAAAAACTCAATAAAATCAAAAAAACTCAAAGAGAATTATCTCAAAAACTAGGCAGAAGTCCATCTCCTAATGAAATAGCTGTCGCTTTAGAATTAGAACCTTCTCAAATTCGGGAATATTTCAGTATCGCCCGTCAACCCATATCCTTAGACGTGAAAGTGGGAGATAACCAAGACACTGAACTATCGGAACTATTAGAAGATGATGGTATTTCTCCTGATAGCTATATCACTCAAGAATTGATGCGTCAAGACTTGCATAAATTGCTAGGAGAGTTAACTCCCCAACAGCAACAAGTGGTAAAACTCAGATTTGGGTTAGAAGACGGTAAAGAATTATCTTTGGCTAAAATAGGACAAAGAATGAATATCAGTCGTGAAAGAGTTAGGCAGTTAGAACAACAAGCCTTGGCTCATTTGAGAAAAAAACGTAGCAGTGTTAAAGAATATATTGTGGCAAGTTAA
- a CDS encoding DUF6444 domain-containing protein → MIIEEQNPKIIALEKENEAVKKEVLALLEKIAQLEKRLGLNSQNSFKPPSIGGFKTPSRTQSLREKSQKNSGGQSGHKGYTLSPVSKPDHIIEHLAPDSCEKCGYDVREEKVISLITRQVFDIPEPKIEVTEHQVLVKQCPHCWEKIQGNFPKEVKAPVQYGSRIRAISAYLNNQHFIPEDRLSELMWDLFDCRRKTPEKRG, encoded by the coding sequence ATGATCATAGAAGAACAAAACCCCAAAATAATTGCCTTAGAGAAAGAAAATGAGGCAGTAAAAAAAGAAGTTCTAGCATTGCTTGAGAAGATAGCTCAACTGGAGAAACGTTTGGGGTTAAATAGTCAAAATAGTTTCAAGCCACCCTCCATCGGTGGATTTAAAACACCAAGTCGAACTCAAAGTTTAAGAGAGAAAAGCCAGAAAAACAGTGGAGGACAATCAGGTCATAAAGGCTATACATTATCACCAGTATCTAAACCCGACCACATTATTGAACACCTTGCCCCTGATAGTTGTGAAAAATGTGGATATGATGTGAGAGAAGAAAAAGTAATTTCGCTAATCACTCGGCAAGTGTTTGATATTCCCGAACCAAAAATAGAAGTAACAGAACATCAAGTATTGGTAAAACAATGTCCTCACTGCTGGGAAAAAATACAAGGAAATTTCCCAAAAGAAGTGAAAGCACCCGTGCAATACGGGTCAAGAATTAGAGCAATAAGTGCCTACTTGAATAATCAACATTTTATCCCTGAAGACAGGTTAAGTGAATTAATGTGGGATTTGTTTGATTGTAGGAGAAAAACCCCAGAAAAGAGGGGATAA
- a CDS encoding D-alanyl-D-alanine carboxypeptidase/D-alanyl-D-alanine-endopeptidase, with protein MLKKQQFISWLSLLTLTTCLSPVRAQDIEPTVTNYNYNQDFISIPIEIIPPENKPYSSPSPSSCSSFIAPSIEEIIKRYGGSWGILVQKLSDGETIYNYNADRGFIPASNMKILTTAAALQRLSPSTTISANKSLKEWVTVTNLRSDNYYADTLLKRIGGGAIAKQTLAELGINPQGFYFADGSGLSRRNSATPRVLVDTLRVMYSNPQRDIFFASLPTAGISGTLRNRMKQTPVQGIVHAKTGTLTGVRALSGYLDHRQYGTLVFSILANHPNQSGAALVRAIDEIVLTLNTTGNCQ; from the coding sequence ATGCTAAAAAAGCAACAATTTATTTCTTGGTTATCTCTGCTCACATTAACAACCTGTCTGTCTCCTGTTCGAGCACAAGACATTGAACCAACGGTAACAAATTATAATTACAATCAAGATTTTATTTCCATTCCCATCGAAATTATACCTCCAGAAAATAAACCTTATTCCTCTCCTTCTCCTTCTTCTTGTAGCTCTTTTATCGCTCCATCTATAGAGGAAATTATTAAACGTTACGGTGGTAGTTGGGGTATTTTGGTACAAAAACTTTCTGATGGGGAAACTATTTATAACTATAATGCCGATCGAGGGTTTATCCCTGCATCCAACATGAAAATTTTAACAACGGCGGCGGCGTTACAAAGATTATCACCTTCCACTACTATCAGTGCCAATAAATCTCTTAAAGAATGGGTAACGGTGACGAATTTAAGAAGTGATAATTACTATGCCGACACTCTGTTAAAAAGAATTGGAGGAGGTGCGATCGCAAAACAAACTTTAGCGGAATTGGGAATTAATCCTCAAGGTTTTTATTTTGCCGATGGCTCAGGGTTATCTCGTCGTAACTCAGCAACACCAAGAGTTTTAGTCGATACTCTCAGAGTAATGTATTCCAATCCTCAACGGGATATTTTCTTTGCTTCTTTACCCACTGCGGGAATTAGTGGTACTTTACGAAATCGCATGAAACAAACTCCCGTACAAGGCATTGTACACGCTAAAACTGGTACTTTAACAGGAGTTAGAGCTTTATCAGGTTATCTTGATCATCGTCAATATGGTACATTAGTGTTTAGTATTCTTGCTAATCATCCCAACCAATCGGGCGCGGCATTAGTACGAGCGATCGATGAAATTGTCCTTACCTTAAATACCACTGGAAATTGTCAGTAG
- a CDS encoding phosphoribosyltransferase — protein MTETAKNQKELEFTWKQFREYCEVVATAIISSKKSYSQIIAIARGGFYLGDYLSRRLKLPLSVIVAQSYSKDNQQEELQWGNLSYINPPQDKVLLVDDLLDTGITMTIIKEMLEKTWNVEVDTAVIWQKSGSQYQGNYFYSVTPKDYWIKQPFE, from the coding sequence ATGACAGAAACTGCCAAGAATCAAAAGGAATTAGAATTTACATGGAAACAATTTAGAGAATATTGTGAAGTGGTGGCTACCGCTATTATTAGCAGTAAAAAATCTTATTCTCAAATAATTGCTATTGCCAGAGGAGGATTTTATTTAGGAGATTATCTATCCCGAAGGTTAAAATTACCCTTATCCGTAATAGTTGCCCAAAGTTACTCTAAAGATAACCAACAAGAAGAATTACAATGGGGAAATTTGTCTTATATCAATCCACCTCAAGATAAAGTTTTATTAGTTGATGACTTATTAGATACTGGAATCACCATGACAATCATTAAAGAAATGTTAGAAAAAACATGGAATGTGGAAGTGGACACAGCGGTGATATGGCAGAAATCCGGTAGTCAATACCAAGGTAACTATTTTTACAGTGTTACCCCAAAAGATTATTGGATAAAACAACCATTTGAATAA
- a CDS encoding 1-acyl-sn-glycerol-3-phosphate acyltransferase, whose translation MSENNPTQKIVKTKTTVYHLVRSFVVNPIFSFYFHGKVTGKEKIPPKGKLIIVSNHASVYDPPLLSAAITRPVSYMAKEELFAVNGLKQLITALGAYPVNREGVDRKAIRQAISRLEEGWATGIFIEGTRTVDGKIHDPKLGAALIAAKAQAPILPVCLCGTENIVQSGKKLPRSIDIHIKIGDIIQPPSSGKKEVLEALTRECAEKINSLHNS comes from the coding sequence ATGAGTGAGAATAACCCAACTCAAAAAATAGTCAAAACCAAAACAACAGTTTACCATCTTGTTCGTTCTTTTGTTGTTAATCCTATTTTTTCCTTTTACTTTCATGGAAAGGTAACAGGTAAGGAAAAAATACCACCTAAAGGTAAATTAATTATTGTCAGTAATCATGCTAGTGTTTATGATCCTCCTTTACTTTCTGCGGCCATTACTCGCCCTGTTTCTTATATGGCAAAGGAAGAATTATTCGCCGTCAATGGTTTAAAACAGCTTATCACAGCATTGGGCGCTTATCCGGTTAATCGGGAAGGAGTCGATCGAAAAGCCATACGTCAAGCCATTTCTCGTCTCGAAGAAGGATGGGCAACAGGTATTTTTATTGAAGGTACTCGTACTGTGGATGGAAAAATTCATGATCCGAAGTTGGGGGCCGCTTTGATTGCGGCAAAAGCACAAGCTCCAATACTACCTGTTTGTCTTTGTGGTACGGAAAATATTGTACAATCTGGAAAAAAATTACCTCGATCGATCGATATTCACATTAAAATAGGGGATATAATCCAGCCACCATCATCAGGTAAAAAAGAAGTCTTAGAAGCCCTCACCCGTGAATGTGCAGAAAAAATCAATTCCCTTCATAATAGTTAG
- a CDS encoding universal stress protein, giving the protein MFKNVLFPIDQSRETRDAVTIVSNIVKTYDSKLFLLSVVEKSTEDDSIMSHEDSVAQLLAGAKELFAQENINAEIIEREGMASFTICDVADEVEANLIIMGCRGLGLTADGAEDSVTNRVINLAPCPVLVVP; this is encoded by the coding sequence ATGTTTAAAAATGTTCTTTTTCCCATCGATCAAAGTCGAGAAACCAGAGATGCAGTTACGATCGTGAGTAATATTGTCAAAACCTATGATAGTAAACTATTTTTACTCTCTGTAGTTGAAAAATCCACTGAGGATGATTCTATCATGAGTCATGAAGATAGTGTTGCTCAACTTTTAGCAGGGGCAAAAGAATTATTTGCCCAAGAAAATATTAATGCAGAAATCATCGAACGGGAGGGAATGGCTTCTTTTACCATCTGTGATGTAGCTGATGAGGTAGAGGCAAATTTAATTATTATGGGGTGTAGAGGGTTAGGCTTAACTGCTGATGGTGCAGAAGATAGCGTAACTAATCGAGTGATTAATCTGGCACCCTGTCCTGTATTAGTTGTACCCTAG
- a CDS encoding YraN family protein yields MKKIGELGEEIIAQYLINKGYEIIHQGWYCRWGEMDIIAQKKPSNILIFVEVKTRSIKNWDNDGIYAITQGKQKKLWLTAESFLSKNSTLATLNCRFDVALLTYQKNIENNRSINLIFEGSNIFYQGYKFKLVNYIENAF; encoded by the coding sequence ATGAAAAAGATTGGTGAATTAGGAGAAGAAATTATCGCTCAATACTTGATTAATAAAGGTTATGAAATAATCCATCAAGGTTGGTATTGTCGTTGGGGTGAAATGGATATAATTGCTCAAAAAAAACCCTCCAATATTTTAATTTTTGTAGAGGTAAAAACCCGCAGTATTAAAAATTGGGATAATGACGGTATTTATGCGATTACTCAAGGTAAACAGAAAAAATTATGGTTAACAGCAGAAAGTTTTTTAAGTAAAAATTCGACTTTAGCAACACTTAATTGTCGTTTTGATGTCGCTTTATTAACTTATCAAAAAAATATCGAGAATAATCGATCGATAAATTTAATTTTTGAAGGAAGTAATATTTTCTATCAAGGTTATAAATTTAAGTTAGTTAATTACATTGAAAATGCGTTTTAA
- a CDS encoding DUF3082 domain-containing protein, protein MSDTETKDKSIIVTEENKQQITPIRCFTGASISGALAIAAYLLTKSVILTYTTMPIKFNNQMAASIASSVRTLIMGVTTMATFLFLMVTVGLIGLGIKLIIDNSKIINN, encoded by the coding sequence ATGAGTGATACTGAAACCAAAGATAAATCTATTATTGTTACAGAAGAAAATAAACAACAAATTACCCCCATACGTTGTTTTACGGGGGCTTCAATTTCTGGGGCATTGGCGATCGCTGCTTATTTATTAACGAAATCAGTTATACTAACTTATACAACAATGCCCATAAAATTCAATAATCAAATGGCCGCAAGTATTGCATCCAGTGTAAGAACTTTAATTATGGGTGTCACCACCATGGCTACTTTTCTCTTTTTAATGGTGACAGTTGGTTTAATCGGATTAGGAATTAAGTTAATTATCGACAACAGCAAAATAATTAATAACTAG
- a CDS encoding type 1 glutamine amidotransferase, with the protein MHLTIGWLYPKLMSTYGDRGNVICLERRCQWRNLDVSILPLEQNTDTKTFQKFDLIVGGGAQDRQQEIVMRDLQGEKAEIMKEKITDGIPGVFTCGSPQLLGKYYEPAIGQKIDGLGILDLVTKHPGQNVPRCIGNVAFDIVASPLAEDLQEMLGESPTVIGFENHGGRTYLGEVSPLGKVVSGYGNNGEDGFEGAFYQNAIATYAHGPLLPKNPFLADWLIIKAIEYKYQEKISLTPLDDSLADRGRKTMLKRILAG; encoded by the coding sequence ATGCACTTAACTATCGGTTGGCTTTATCCTAAATTAATGAGTACCTACGGCGATCGAGGTAATGTTATCTGTTTAGAAAGAAGATGTCAATGGCGTAATTTAGATGTCTCTATATTGCCTTTGGAGCAAAATACAGATACAAAGACGTTTCAAAAATTTGATCTTATTGTTGGCGGTGGTGCTCAAGATAGACAACAAGAAATCGTGATGCGGGACTTACAAGGAGAAAAAGCGGAGATTATGAAAGAAAAAATTACTGATGGTATTCCGGGTGTGTTTACCTGTGGTTCACCTCAGTTACTAGGTAAATATTATGAACCAGCGATAGGACAAAAGATCGATGGATTAGGGATATTAGATTTAGTCACCAAGCATCCCGGGCAAAATGTACCTCGATGTATTGGAAACGTAGCCTTTGACATTGTAGCTTCTCCTCTGGCTGAAGATTTACAGGAAATGTTAGGGGAATCTCCCACAGTTATTGGTTTTGAAAATCACGGCGGTAGGACTTATTTAGGTGAAGTATCCCCCTTAGGTAAAGTTGTTAGTGGTTATGGTAATAATGGAGAGGATGGTTTTGAGGGGGCTTTTTATCAAAATGCGATCGCCACTTATGCTCACGGGCCTCTTTTGCCAAAAAATCCTTTTTTAGCTGATTGGTTAATTATCAAGGCAATCGAATATAAGTATCAAGAAAAAATTAGTTTAACCCCTTTAGATGACAGTTTAGCCGATCGAGGGCGAAAAACTATGTTAAAAAGAATTCTCGCCGGATAA
- the lnt gene encoding apolipoprotein N-acyltransferase translates to MAFNSLIYLTKKISFKYLIFALIGGLFMGLSVAPTKLYWLAWIALIPLWITLYRSSLTAILSGFFWGFGYHGFALFWITGIHPMTWMGVSWFNSFIIATFCWIFITLWGAILVTLWAYLLNILIKHNHSLIIIFYGVTIWCVLEKIWSFSPLWWTSLSFTQSPDNLAILQLLKLSGTTTITALIVLINGLFAENIILILESNKDNKFLILGKNRIKSISYKFIIYGVIIFTLTHSIGYLIYQQKIVDRPENVIKIGIIQGNIPNEIKLYDPGLNTALINYTKGYIDLAEKEVDIILTPETALPFFYDQIAENSVFSQAIQQYKIPLFLGAFDRIDNNRYTNSLFVLNSEGKVISKYDKIKLVPLGEYIPFRAIFGSIIRRLSPLDTELIAGKKEQFLKTPFGQAIVGICYDSAFAEIFRYQALKGGQFIISASNNAHYDDTMPKQHHAQDVMRSIETDRWMARATNTGYSAIIDPHGNTEWISDINKYQTHVGEIYRRSTITFYVAKGDWLIIFLTIPLFINLVLKFVIKKSLNISND, encoded by the coding sequence ATGGCTTTTAATTCTTTGATATATTTAACAAAAAAAATATCTTTTAAATATCTAATATTTGCTTTAATAGGTGGTTTATTCATGGGTTTAAGCGTTGCCCCAACGAAGTTATATTGGTTGGCATGGATAGCATTAATTCCTTTATGGATTACCTTATATCGATCGAGTTTGACAGCTATTTTAAGTGGTTTTTTTTGGGGATTTGGTTATCATGGATTTGCTTTATTTTGGATTACGGGAATTCATCCAATGACGTGGATGGGAGTCTCATGGTTTAATAGTTTTATTATTGCTACTTTTTGTTGGATTTTTATAACTCTTTGGGGTGCAATTTTAGTGACGTTATGGGCTTATCTTTTAAATATTTTAATTAAGCATAATCATTCACTAATAATAATTTTTTATGGGGTAACTATTTGGTGTGTATTGGAAAAAATTTGGAGTTTTAGCCCTCTGTGGTGGACATCTTTATCTTTTACTCAAAGTCCTGATAATTTAGCTATTTTACAGTTATTAAAACTGTCAGGTACAACGACTATTACTGCTCTTATTGTTTTAATTAACGGTTTATTTGCTGAAAATATAATTTTAATTTTAGAGAGTAATAAGGATAATAAATTTTTAATTTTAGGAAAAAATCGAATTAAGTCTATCTCCTATAAATTTATCATTTATGGTGTCATAATTTTTACATTAACTCATAGTATTGGCTATCTAATTTATCAACAAAAAATAGTTGATCGACCAGAAAATGTTATTAAAATAGGAATTATTCAGGGTAATATACCTAACGAAATTAAACTTTATGATCCCGGTTTAAATACGGCTTTAATTAACTATACTAAAGGCTATATTGATTTAGCAGAAAAAGAAGTTGATATAATTTTAACTCCTGAAACAGCGTTACCTTTTTTTTATGATCAAATTGCTGAAAATAGTGTTTTCTCTCAGGCTATTCAACAATATAAAATACCTTTATTTTTGGGTGCATTTGATCGAATAGATAATAATAGATATACTAACAGTCTATTTGTTCTTAATTCTGAAGGAAAAGTGATTAGTAAATATGACAAAATAAAATTAGTACCACTAGGAGAATATATTCCCTTTCGTGCCATTTTTGGGAGTATAATTAGACGACTTTCTCCCTTAGATACAGAACTAATTGCCGGAAAAAAAGAGCAATTTTTAAAAACTCCTTTTGGACAAGCCATTGTTGGTATTTGTTATGACTCAGCCTTTGCAGAAATTTTCCGTTATCAAGCCTTGAAAGGAGGACAATTTATCATTTCTGCTTCTAATAATGCCCATTATGATGATACCATGCCAAAGCAACACCACGCTCAAGATGTGATGAGATCGATCGAAACCGATAGATGGATGGCAAGAGCAACTAATACAGGTTATTCTGCTATTATTGATCCTCATGGTAACACTGAATGGATTTCGGACATAAATAAGTACCAAACCCATGTAGGAGAAATTTATCGTCGAAGTACTATTACTTTTTATGTGGCAAAAGGAGACTGGTTAATTATTTTCCTAACAATACCACTATTCATCAATTTAGTATTGAAATTTGTAATTAAAAAATCATTAAATATTTCCAATGATTAA
- the pap gene encoding polyphosphate:AMP phosphotransferase: MLDTLDLSLSLDKDTYRSKIEDLMRELRSLQNICWLKKLPIIVVLEGWAAAGKGGLVKQMTNYMDPRGFIVHPILSPSPDEQKFPFLWRFWQKLPSKGSIGIFYHSWYTHLLEDRLFQRIKEQDIPLIMRDINAFERHLVEDGAVIAKYWLHLSKKELKNRLKEYEKDEFESWRVRKEDWQQAKNYDQYQKLAEEMLIYTSSGFAPWVLVEADCQRWAKVKVLTQLVATIREALAKREISVESPSLPHQSELLPTEADYLGQTDLTIHLPKEEYQIKLKQAQMQLRKLQKDIFEKNIGVLLLFEGWDAAGKGGAIKRITDILDPRSYEVHAFAAPTKEEYLHHYLWRFWRRLTPTGKIGIFDRTWYGRVLVERIEGFATEAEWRRAYREINEFEAQLASANYIVLKFWLHISPEEQLRRFEARKDDSYKSYKLTDEDWRNREKWSLYDVAVNQTIARTNTPQCQWTVVPGNDKYYARVFVLETVINAIKNKINS; this comes from the coding sequence ATGCTAGATACCCTTGATTTAAGTCTCTCTTTAGATAAAGATACCTATCGCTCCAAAATAGAAGATTTAATGCGGGAATTACGATCGCTACAAAATATATGTTGGTTAAAAAAATTACCCATTATTGTCGTATTGGAAGGGTGGGCGGCAGCTGGAAAAGGTGGCTTAGTCAAGCAAATGACAAATTATATGGATCCTCGTGGTTTTATAGTACACCCGATTCTATCCCCCTCTCCAGATGAGCAAAAATTTCCTTTTCTTTGGCGTTTTTGGCAAAAGTTACCCTCAAAAGGCAGTATTGGAATTTTTTACCATAGTTGGTACACTCACCTTTTAGAAGATCGACTATTTCAAAGAATCAAAGAACAAGATATTCCTTTAATTATGCGAGACATTAATGCTTTTGAACGGCATTTAGTGGAAGATGGTGCAGTAATAGCAAAATATTGGCTTCATTTGAGTAAGAAAGAGCTTAAAAATCGTCTCAAAGAATACGAAAAAGACGAGTTTGAGTCGTGGCGTGTGCGCAAGGAAGACTGGCAACAAGCAAAAAACTATGATCAGTATCAAAAATTAGCTGAGGAAATGTTAATTTATACTAGCAGTGGTTTCGCCCCTTGGGTATTGGTGGAGGCAGATTGTCAACGATGGGCAAAAGTCAAGGTTTTAACTCAACTGGTGGCAACTATCCGAGAGGCTTTAGCAAAACGAGAAATCAGCGTGGAAAGTCCTTCTTTACCCCATCAATCTGAATTACTCCCCACAGAAGCGGATTACTTAGGACAAACTGATTTAACCATTCATTTGCCTAAAGAGGAGTATCAAATTAAACTAAAACAAGCTCAAATGCAACTGCGAAAATTGCAAAAGGACATTTTTGAGAAAAATATCGGAGTATTACTTTTATTTGAAGGATGGGATGCCGCCGGAAAAGGAGGTGCAATTAAACGCATTACGGATATTTTAGATCCTCGTAGTTATGAAGTTCATGCTTTCGCTGCCCCTACGAAAGAAGAATATTTACACCATTATCTCTGGCGTTTTTGGAGACGGTTAACTCCTACAGGCAAAATAGGAATCTTCGATCGAACTTGGTATGGTAGGGTATTAGTAGAAAGAATCGAAGGTTTTGCCACAGAAGCGGAGTGGAGACGCGCCTACAGAGAAATTAACGAGTTTGAAGCTCAGTTAGCCAGTGCAAATTATATTGTCCTTAAATTTTGGTTACATATCAGCCCAGAAGAGCAATTGAGACGTTTTGAAGCTCGTAAAGATGACTCTTACAAAAGTTATAAACTTACAGATGAAGATTGGCGTAATCGAGAAAAATGGAGTTTATATGATGTAGCAGTTAATCAGACGATCGCCCGTACTAATACTCCTCAATGTCAGTGGACAGTTGTTCCGGGTAATGATAAATATTATGCTAGGGTGTTTGTTTTAGAAACTGTTATCAATGCCATTAAAAATAAAATTAATTCATAA